gctaaaccgcttgagagcaatttttgggagtgatgccaaatgatagcttgtgccatgggcctacgctttgcacattgtcagatttttaaaaaatcgccttccatgttaaaccgccacatcatgcctattttttcagaatcgtgcctattttttttttacttttaaattctcccggtttgagaacgcgtggacctacagggatgggagttgtacccaaatgtaggttagagtcccctctaccttttggcatcaaaaattttattttcattttcttcaaaattccgcgatataggcgttggaagttggggcgctcactttcagctcagctcaaatgagctaagctatggtacctagctcaaatttgagctgagctgaaatgtgagctttttgcaacccttgcaacttgccacatggaaattaccacatgcaacttgccacatgcaacttgccacacgcaacttgccacatgcaacttgccacatgcaacttgccacatgcagcttgccacatgcaacttgccacacgcaacttgccacatgcaacttgccacatgcaacttgccacatgcagcttgccacatgcaacttgccacacgcaacttgccacatacaacttgccacatgcaacttgccacatgaaacatgtaacttgcaacgtgttgtgtgttttatgtttgccgtactgcggcgaacatttttaaatactaaagtactgcctactctaaaggtgaaacgacagccctgctacccagggtgatcgcgtcataatccctttgacattcttgtcaaaaagtaaattttcatactcaccctcccataagaagtataacttcaaaaagtaggtaattaaaaaagttGGAACTAAATTTCCAGCGTGAAAGATTACAGATTCATATCAAGGGAAATGGTAGTGCTTAGACAAACTCTCTTATGATTTTGGCACTAAACATTTATGAATAGCAACAAACTGAAACCATTTTCCACGACTCtataacttttaattttgtttaagataGTGAAGAACAAGCTACTGAAAACATGTCAGTTTATGAGCGTGAATAGTTTCATAGATGTACCTAATGTATTTTTAGACGTATAAATATAACGACCGTTTTAGTTGAATGTTATAATAGGAATCACTTGAGTTGTATGTATAGAGACCAACCTGGAACTTCTTATTCAACTTCCAATGTGCATTacatacactccgcttcaactgaataagcacacaaatcttcaaaggtattttgtgtattttttcttcgtcggggcgaagaaataaaattaatatttcttgtAAATACGCGGTGAGtttcgtaaaatttaattaaacttaaaatgatTGATACCCGCGAAAAGCATAACTTAAAATCGTAtaaagcaacaaaaaggtattcatttagaattttctagactccatatgagctggaaaaatgagtgacgcaaagtggtttttctcatttaaaaaagttcaattttgatgGATTCATAATTGAAGTAATCGGGGTcatcaaaattgaactttttcaaatgagaaaaaccacattgcgtcactcatttttccagctcatatggagtctagaaaattctaaatgAATACcattttgttgcttgtttaaaggtgatttcttttggacttttaatgggttaaaatgatccgtgctgttaattactccgcggagtgttgaaacacttgcagtaacaacagctttttgtttgatttttgccccagagtcaaatgaattggaggcagatctcaaaatttcccgtcgattaactgctatttttgcagttttttacctcaattcaaattttttctgTACGAACTTTcatttttgaggtacgaataggaaacacaattttggtagctatagcagacccggtcagtacttgttcttttaacaaattaattttagctctgtcgacagtattcaaagcttttaatctactactttttttaaattttaattaaatgacaaaatctcactaagaacatttcaacctttcatttggtatgccaatcacctcaaaactctcgtagacaacgaagatattgaccttgaaagaccgtgtgtctattcagttgacgcgaaaaaaaaatgcatttttccatatgggacgctttgtaagagaacacgaaaaaaaatagcggtactttgtgAATTATTCTTTCCTATTTGTTTTCTCAACATCACAAGCTAAcggtaaacatcatcaaatgacACATTTAAGCTCAATCCTAggaaaaaatacacaaattacCTTTGACAATTTGTGTGCTtctgcttattcagttgaagcggagtgtagcTTTGAACTAATGAGTTGTATTCTAGAAGTATGATTGTCCAAAATTATGCAGCTTGCCTTCCTTTTACCTTAGAATTTTCTATAATCgataaacattaaaaatcaaattttttttgtaggagaTAATAGTTCCTCAATTtacaataattaatttaattaaaccgTCATACATTTTAGATACATTAATTTATAcgatatacatttttcttttagttATCCACGAGAGAAGGACCAAGGAGCtgcttttgaaaaagaaattgcTCCAGCTGATTTGATTATCTTTTTCGACTGCGCTGATGTATggatacatttttgatttttattcatgcaaatacattttgtaataaaatttatgtttgCTCTTATTTTTTAGCAAACTCTTGTAGCACGTATTATGAAGCGTGCTGCTGCATCAGCGGAAGTTCGTGCTGATGACAACGAAGAAACCTTGAAAACTCGCATTGCTACATTCAGGACCAATACAAATGCCATTCTTTCGCAATACACCGATAAAACTTTGATTGTGAGTGTTTATTTCAGTAATTGAATTTTACTAATATATATTTGatcaaatacaaataataaacaatcaaaattgaaatattaattattttgtatcCATCTCTCCTTTCCAGCTCAACGCCGAACGTACCGTTGATGAAATCTTTGCTGATGTTACTCGTGCTATTGATGCTGTTGTGCAAAAGAAAGCCGCCGCAGTTGCGTAATTACAACTTTAAGGTAGTCACAAAAGCATGCTGCCCGCCAACACAAATTATTACCAATACCAAAGAATAACATCAAGTCCTTgcgaaaatttttctttgagaaAATATATTCGctttctaaattaatttttattaaataaaattgctttaattttcaactttataaaaaataatataatactcATTTATAGGCACACAATTGAtttgttaaacaaattaatgagaaaattatttaattatttttaaatatttatgtataaatgtataaaaatacaaattgttgaccaaattgaaaattaaaacactcttttttttactttttttttaaattgatataacCTAAATTACTGCAAGCAACGGCgaatacaattttgtattgtgAAAAATTTGGTAGAAAAACGTTCACTATTATTAACAATAATTTCAGgtatgaactactttgatttatgtgactttaagatacgaaaccatcaaaaattaaccttttttccacgttgatttttaaatgttcatcttcaacgcaaaatcattccgaataatagttaaatcaatgtgattttcattgattttacgtggttttatggtggcttttccctcagtgaatgtacaaaaagtaggagagtaagttaacggcagctgaaacatgagatgaagatgcttcgtattaCACCAGGAGTgacaaagcttgatcgaattAGAAGTGTgaaaatccgaggaagcctCAATGTTAAAAATACAATCTCCCGAAAAATTGAACACgatcaaaggagagatcctaaGAACCCCGTCAACAAGGCAATATCATACAATGTTCTAATAAGAAGAAAGGTAGACCCAAAAATCCTGGTACAAGTAAATGAAAATTCTCCAGCATATAGATGGCCTCAGAAATGGAATAATACAAAACCAGAAGGCTTGctgccgatttctgaggtcaactcGGCAAACCTCGCTtccggatcactagtgtgaagcatgTATGTGGAACGTGGGAGAGTTATGATAACTTCCGACATCGAGATTGTAACAGCGCCAGCGCCGattaaaagaaagaagaagtCGTCAGTCTTTCTAGCTCGATTAATTCCATGGAATTTCTTTCCTCGTTTCGATATAAAACGTTTCCGTGCAAAAATGTTCGTTTGAATCAATCAAGTAGTTTACGATAAAGTTTTAAAGCCAATTGTTGGCAAGAACCtttagtatttttattataatcaaaattgtttgagcCTTTTCTGAGAAAAAGAAGAATATTAATCCTAGATCTAAGAAAATTATTGCATAGCACAATGATAAGGCTGTCAATCACAACACAGTATGGAAATCCTTTTTGCTCTAAATATTCATTAAGTATGAttttgtacagtttttttttgcgtacaGTACTATTTCTAAGTGACAGCTCTGGCCTAGTTAGACCATAAACCAAaccaattattttattatcaaatGCACAAACcaaatataaattgttttaaaaagaaatatattcaTCCTTAAAGCATGCAACAATTCGCATTTTCGTGGTGAATgagtttaaactttaaattaactGCGAGTAATATTGTTAAATGCCATAGAATACAAAACTTTAACCGTTTAAATaagtacaaaaaacaaaacgcaCGACTTGGTTGGGCATACGAGTAATTACTCATATAGTAAAAGTTACTTATAGTAGGAgatggtgccgtgaaataacgccgagcgaaataacgccgaattccaaaattcggcgttatttcactttcaaaagcgaaataaggccgaatttcaacattcggccttatttcacaatgacaaagtgaaataacgccgattcggcattatttcactttttcagtgaggcaaatcctgctaagtggagcttaTGAAAAATTGCAATGTAACCACCTGTAGTCActttggtattgaaatgccatattcTTGGCAAAGGGACATAGCCCATGGACATTACAGCCACTTTATATTTGTGGACTTAAGTCCCACTTGAGTtagacataagttccaaattgattgtcaaactcaggttggacaTAAGACCCACAAATAAAAGATGGACGTTATGTCTCACTAACGAAGAATtcacaagttataaaattatttcccaactggatttgggatagttacaaagttcgattttgcacttatgtccCACCCTATTGGCACATACGCCTATCCAATAGTGTATCCAAAGCAGGACAGCATGTCCCCAGCCTCCAAACATACATCACTGTTTATACGCCTAAGTCCTgggtattattattgtttttatgtgtataccaacaacaaagatatgtttgtgttataacttagcaaacgcgaagcggaaaaaaatttgcttacatgagaatctatttaattttcggaacccaaacgcgaagcggaaaaaattttgcccacgggagaatcaattttgaggtgtgaaaataaaaattcgcgcgaatttttattttcacacctcaaaattgattctcccgtgggcaaaattttttccgcttcgcgtttgggttccgaaaattaaatagattctcatgtaagcaaatttttttccgctttgccttttccaccaattaaaacaggtgggatTTATTCGTTTCTTATCTTTGTATTGTGGTGACCGCCCTATTTGcgatataattttcaaaatgacccgCGCTTATCATGCGAGGTTGGttgtattcaaagtttctttttcatttaaagaatctgaaacaaaacgcgaataaaatagaacaaaagttattctacattattattttatatttcgaaaagtgtggggcttatgtcccagttaaataaaaaatatgttgggctgatgtctcactcaagtgggatataattcttaaattaaatgtcgtcccactcaagtggaacataactcccaaaaataaagagtgggcgttatgtccttgggtcttatgtccctgcgccacaTTTTTATCACCTCTTGAAACTTATCTAGGTTAATGAATAATTAAGAGGCATATAagagccaaaactttttttgaacctatacctcgatgggatggacataagtcccaaattaGTATGGGAGCCATTGTGCCCAAATAAATTTGggccttatatgcctttgaaaataaaaaaaagggtaacATACCGGTTAACTTGCGTCTGCTCTTATGCTCACTTTtctaacattcggccttatttctcagttggaactcggcgttatttcactttgacaaagtgcaataaggccgaatgttgaaattcggcgttatttcgcttttgtaaagtgaaataacgccgaattttggaattcggcgttatttcgctcggcgttatttcacggcaccgtaggagatcccgccataggacgacctaccctcatcgttataccagtcgagagttatattttctgaaaggtagtgtctaaggaaataaattgcacatgggttgcctagcgatatcctgtcaaggcatagggttgccaggccttaaagtttatttttccgtatttttgaatacgcgaccctgcttatatggaatgccaaagagttataaaaaaaatattatgtcataggaaacttcatttgaaaattttgattttcaggattttttaaaatttgaagtttgagtagggtaaacaaaggtgagtttagaaaatgggcaaaaatctattttctaaacaaaacgtgatagaaataaatttgaaatttgcaatcgatagatattataaaaatatgaaagccacacctcaagtagcacaaaagtctaaaatacaccaaaatatttggagtattttttgcactttcgtgatatgcattttgatcataaaaaatataccattttctcgtatataataaactccgctggttaaaaaattaaaccgatattggtatataaatagagctagtggtataaaaaatgaactggtttttggtgaaaaattattcctttgaaattgaaaaatacacaataaatctatggataaaatacaccatttaaattattctgatttataatttgaaccaaagtttattttttaaccttaaatagtttgatgaattaaaatgtacactatttcttatgaaataaatgaaaataaattattctctttcacaatacaattaactaatgattaaatatgaattggagtgcctaatttaagaacgaaacaaattccatctactgatgttagatactaccccgtctaaaaatcgagcgcctcaaaaatttcaatgaattaatgattttttttttcgattttaaatacatatcagtttttcaaaaataatattttttttgttgtttttacatttttttagaagagtgttctcttattataatataaacgaatcgaaaaaaagtaagaatgcgggataattaggccgatatagtactataatagtaaaataattaatcgctgtcctCATTATTTAAATAGcagccattgaaaaatatgacgtctcccacttatgcagtctggtgaattttatgtccacagggtgtagttcctacaccaaagagagtgtgcaaaatataccgtttcggTCCATttgagaatcgaataattttatgcgccaataatggtgtattataaaaacaattgaatatcggcgtattttttgcacgcaatctgaaaagaaatgttgaaattttgcacagaaaagatGATGGTATAATTTGTATAAcatcttttttgataaatacaccattttattcaaatttctcaattttacaccaaaattaatgaatttacaccaatttatacaccagtgtgctacttgagcacatacaaataaaaaatgtaaaaaatctacaactcgagatatagtctttttaaagtcttgacactccaattcgatattagagaaataattcaccaaaaatcagaatgaaatttttttaataatttttatttgataagttagaaaaaataaaataacttgacacgtatctgtcaaatttttaatttaacttaccgtttttgcggagggattttt
This DNA window, taken from Episyrphus balteatus chromosome 2, idEpiBalt1.1, whole genome shotgun sequence, encodes the following:
- the LOC129908374 gene encoding adenylate kinase isoenzyme 1 isoform X6, which codes for MVGVPVIWILGGPGCGKGTQCEKIVAKYDFTHLSSGDLLREEVKSGSEKGQELAKVMKEGKLVSNSDVLLLLSNAIKKSLPTAKGFLIDGYPREKDQGAAFEKEIAPADLIIFFDCADQTLVARIMKRAAASAEVRADDNEETLKTRIATFRTNTNAILSQYTDKTLILNAERTVDEIFADVTRAIDAVVQKKAAAVA
- the LOC129908374 gene encoding adenylate kinase isoenzyme 1 isoform X5, which codes for MCLLSAQFLLMVGVPVIWILGGPGCGKGTQCEKIVAKYDFTHLSSGDLLREEVKSGSEKGQELAKVMKEGKLVSNSDVLLLLSNAIKKSLPTAKGFLIDGYPREKDQGAAFEKEIAPADLIIFFDCADQTLVARIMKRAAASAEVRADDNEETLKTRIATFRTNTNAILSQYTDKTLILNAERTVDEIFADVTRAIDAVVQKKAAAVA
- the LOC129908374 gene encoding adenylate kinase isoenzyme 1 isoform X4 codes for the protein MARTSKHPQSLEVGVPVIWILGGPGCGKGTQCEKIVAKYDFTHLSSGDLLREEVKSGSEKGQELAKVMKEGKLVSNSDVLLLLSNAIKKSLPTAKGFLIDGYPREKDQGAAFEKEIAPADLIIFFDCADQTLVARIMKRAAASAEVRADDNEETLKTRIATFRTNTNAILSQYTDKTLILNAERTVDEIFADVTRAIDAVVQKKAAAVA